In one Sphingomonas sp. AP4-R1 genomic region, the following are encoded:
- a CDS encoding META domain-containing protein, giving the protein MIVSLMCMLCACGSEHDAPASNASQQPKVQSAVSSAADSSVIEGSWRILSFDGEPPVAGHGGGGKTPTITFTQTLYGASAGCNELGGIGLLSRARYYTMPGPQTLIGCMPPLQKQEMILDAVMRAAPDVIATERGRLTFSGGGHRLEIVRQVEISRAPFDGPPPSLSGARFLIMSVDGTYLTPRNQRDRRPLAFDATRWQSRPVCNVISGGWRQSGSTINAAVEDRRPSRCDGVGAAIDTAVTVLFAAEPRFALGPNGEILIAGGGHWLVAERDPLKQVPRTGRR; this is encoded by the coding sequence TTGATCGTTTCATTGATGTGTATGCTGTGCGCCTGTGGCTCTGAACACGATGCGCCGGCCTCGAATGCATCGCAGCAACCCAAGGTGCAGTCGGCGGTGTCGTCTGCCGCCGACTCTTCCGTCATTGAAGGAAGTTGGCGCATCTTGTCTTTTGATGGCGAACCGCCCGTGGCCGGTCACGGCGGTGGCGGCAAAACGCCAACAATTACCTTCACCCAAACCCTCTATGGCGCCTCGGCTGGCTGTAATGAGCTGGGGGGCATCGGGCTTCTCAGCCGCGCGCGATATTACACGATGCCCGGTCCGCAGACGCTGATCGGCTGCATGCCGCCGTTGCAGAAACAGGAGATGATCCTCGACGCCGTTATGCGCGCAGCGCCGGACGTAATCGCCACCGAAAGGGGACGATTGACCTTTTCCGGTGGAGGACATCGTCTGGAAATCGTGCGGCAGGTGGAAATATCGCGTGCGCCATTCGATGGGCCACCTCCGTCGCTGTCCGGCGCGCGGTTTTTGATTATGTCGGTCGATGGCACATACCTGACGCCACGCAACCAGAGGGACAGGCGTCCGCTAGCGTTCGACGCGACCCGATGGCAAAGCCGGCCTGTCTGTAACGTTATCTCTGGCGGCTGGCGCCAAAGCGGCTCGACAATCAACGCGGCGGTCGAAGATCGCCGACCTTCTCGCTGCGATGGCGTGGGCGCAGCCATCGATACTGCGGTAACGGTTTTGTTCGCGGCCGAGCCTCGCTTTGCGCTCGGGCCAAACGGGGAAATTTTGATAGCAGGTGGTGGACACTGGCTGGTCGCGGAACGAGATCCACTCAAGCAGGTGCCGCGCACAGGTCGCCGATGA
- a CDS encoding SMP-30/gluconolactonase/LRE family protein — MAGTVRNMLVTLALGVAHPALAETQPTSFASSAMPIPPAEQALPTIVADRPIVVPGAALDLEGPVYLRDGTLLFSDVQGGRVLRLDPAGQISTVTRLAGLMPGGMAIGPDGRLYVAAATASGGGSVIAMATDGTHRTTIVPERAGIAANDLVFDAHGGFYLTDARGTVGEASGGVWYVAPRAAPVPVLRHLAVANGIALSPDGKNLWVGEFALGRLYRIGLKDATTPAPFQAVTAYHFTGPAPDSMRVDAQGRVYVCLYGQGRILIFAPTGLPIGQIVLPRRDQGRNLNLTSLAIRPGTGEIAVVASDGKPGGTASIFHARIP; from the coding sequence ATGGCCGGTACAGTTCGGAACATGCTTGTGACCCTGGCGCTAGGCGTCGCTCACCCGGCACTTGCGGAAACCCAGCCTACCTCTTTCGCTTCCAGCGCGATGCCGATTCCGCCTGCCGAGCAAGCGCTGCCGACAATTGTCGCGGATCGCCCGATCGTCGTACCGGGCGCGGCGCTTGACCTGGAAGGGCCGGTCTATCTGCGCGACGGTACTCTCCTTTTCTCTGACGTGCAGGGCGGCCGGGTGCTTCGACTCGATCCTGCGGGGCAAATCAGCACAGTGACCCGCCTTGCCGGGCTGATGCCCGGTGGCATGGCCATCGGGCCTGATGGCCGCCTTTACGTCGCCGCCGCGACCGCGAGTGGCGGTGGTTCCGTCATCGCAATGGCGACCGATGGAACGCACCGGACGACAATCGTGCCCGAGCGGGCCGGCATTGCTGCCAACGACCTTGTGTTCGACGCCCATGGTGGCTTCTATCTCACCGACGCTCGCGGAACCGTGGGAGAGGCAAGCGGCGGCGTCTGGTATGTCGCGCCCCGTGCCGCGCCCGTGCCGGTCCTGCGGCACCTCGCTGTTGCCAACGGCATCGCCCTCAGTCCCGACGGCAAAAACCTCTGGGTCGGCGAGTTCGCGCTGGGCCGCCTCTATCGTATCGGGCTCAAGGACGCCACGACACCAGCGCCCTTCCAGGCTGTCACTGCGTACCACTTCACCGGTCCAGCGCCGGACTCGATGCGGGTCGACGCGCAAGGGCGCGTTTATGTCTGCCTCTACGGCCAAGGCCGCATCCTGATCTTTGCGCCGACAGGGCTGCCAATCGGCCAGATCGTGCTGCCCCGCCGCGATCAAGGCCGTAACCTCAATCTCACCAGCCTCGCAATCCGACCCGGAACCGGCGAGATCGCAGTCGTCGCCAGCGACGGTAAGCCAGGCGGAACGGCAAGCATCTTTCACGCGCGCATCCCCTAG
- the paoC gene encoding aldehyde oxidoreductase molybdenum-binding subunit PaoC, translating into MRFDTPVGSTPIDRQTVIGRAHPRVEGPLKVTGTARYAAEHHEVAENVAYGYILGAAIARGQIDRIDIATALAAPGVRAVVTHENVGPIGIGKFYVQRVLAGPRVDHYHQAVAVVVADTFEQARAAAALILVDYCREQGRFDLAGQKPQTPIAPDEPSGPAITSVGRFEPAFAAAPVTVDETYTVPDQAHAMMEPHATIARWDGDKLTCWTSIQQINWGVRDLGLITGTPKENIRLISSFIGGGFGGKGTTQSDLALAALAARVAGRPVKLALQRPLMFNNTIHRPKTIQRIRLGAGRDGRLLAIGHDSWSGNLQGGRTEPTTLPTRLLYRGENRLLRRYLATLDLAEGNAMRAPGEAPGMMALEIAMDELAEKLGMDPVELRIVNDTQVDPEKPARRFSTRPFVECLRTGAERFGWARRPTRPASRRDGRWLIGMGMASAIRGAPISKAGARVLLGRDGTITVETDMTDIGTGSYTIVAQTAAEMMGVPLDRVVARLGDSTFPETPGSGGQQGAASVTAGVYAACAMLRDRVTQRLGFDSTEVTFADSRVHSGGRSVPLAEAARDGEIVVEDSMEYGNLKQRFAQQTVGAHFAEVAVDAYTGAVRVRRMLAVCAAGRILNPTTARSQVIGGMTMGIGAALMEEMAVDTRFGFFVNHDLAGYEVPVHADVPHLDVHFIDEVDATMSPVKAKGVGELGLSGVAPAIANAVYNATGVRVREYPVTLDKHLEKLPGIA; encoded by the coding sequence ATGAGGTTCGATACTCCTGTCGGTTCGACGCCGATTGACCGGCAGACGGTTATCGGCCGAGCCCATCCGCGTGTGGAGGGGCCGCTCAAGGTCACGGGTACGGCTCGCTATGCAGCTGAGCATCACGAGGTCGCCGAGAACGTCGCTTATGGATACATCCTCGGAGCGGCGATTGCGCGAGGACAAATCGACCGTATCGACATAGCAACGGCCCTCGCCGCCCCCGGCGTCCGCGCAGTCGTGACGCATGAGAATGTGGGGCCGATCGGGATCGGCAAGTTCTACGTCCAGCGCGTTCTCGCCGGTCCCCGGGTCGATCATTATCATCAGGCAGTCGCTGTGGTCGTCGCCGATACGTTCGAGCAGGCACGGGCCGCTGCTGCGCTGATCCTTGTAGATTATTGCCGTGAGCAGGGTCGGTTCGACCTCGCTGGACAGAAGCCGCAGACCCCGATCGCACCGGACGAGCCGTCCGGTCCTGCCATCACATCCGTCGGCCGGTTCGAGCCCGCCTTCGCCGCAGCGCCGGTCACGGTCGACGAAACGTATACCGTGCCCGATCAGGCGCACGCTATGATGGAGCCGCATGCCACGATCGCGCGGTGGGACGGCGACAAGCTCACCTGCTGGACATCGATCCAGCAGATCAACTGGGGCGTGCGAGACCTCGGCCTCATAACGGGCACGCCCAAGGAAAACATTCGCCTGATCTCGTCCTTTATCGGCGGCGGGTTCGGCGGCAAAGGAACAACCCAGAGCGACCTTGCCCTGGCCGCGCTCGCGGCACGCGTAGCCGGGCGTCCCGTGAAACTTGCGCTGCAGCGTCCGCTGATGTTCAACAACACCATCCATCGGCCCAAGACCATCCAGCGTATCCGGCTCGGCGCCGGTCGCGATGGGCGTCTGCTCGCCATCGGGCACGATAGCTGGTCCGGGAATCTCCAGGGTGGCCGGACCGAGCCTACCACCCTGCCCACCAGGCTGCTCTATCGCGGCGAGAACCGCCTGCTTCGGCGCTATCTCGCGACGCTTGACCTCGCGGAAGGCAATGCCATGCGCGCGCCCGGCGAGGCGCCCGGTATGATGGCGCTTGAGATCGCCATGGACGAACTTGCCGAGAAGCTGGGCATGGATCCCGTGGAGCTGCGCATCGTCAACGATACCCAGGTCGATCCAGAAAAACCGGCACGACGCTTCTCGACGCGGCCGTTCGTCGAATGCCTGCGGACCGGTGCCGAGCGCTTCGGATGGGCGCGGCGTCCGACCCGGCCGGCGAGCCGTCGCGACGGCCGCTGGCTGATCGGCATGGGCATGGCGAGCGCCATCCGCGGCGCGCCCATCTCCAAGGCCGGCGCACGCGTGCTGCTCGGGCGCGACGGAACGATCACGGTCGAGACCGATATGACTGATATCGGCACCGGCAGCTACACTATCGTCGCGCAGACCGCGGCCGAGATGATGGGCGTGCCGCTCGACCGGGTCGTAGCACGTCTCGGTGATTCGACCTTCCCGGAGACGCCTGGGTCGGGCGGTCAGCAGGGTGCCGCCTCCGTCACCGCCGGCGTCTATGCCGCCTGCGCCATGCTCCGCGACCGGGTGACGCAGCGGCTGGGCTTCGATTCGACCGAGGTCACCTTCGCTGATAGTCGCGTCCACTCGGGAGGGCGGTCCGTCCCGCTCGCCGAGGCCGCGCGTGACGGCGAGATCGTCGTCGAGGACAGCATGGAATATGGCAACCTGAAGCAACGCTTCGCGCAGCAGACGGTCGGCGCGCACTTCGCGGAGGTAGCGGTCGACGCCTATACCGGCGCGGTCAGGGTGCGGCGGATGCTCGCGGTGTGCGCAGCAGGACGCATCCTCAACCCCACCACCGCGCGCAGCCAAGTAATCGGTGGCATGACGATGGGGATCGGTGCCGCACTGATGGAGGAGATGGCGGTCGACACTCGCTTCGGCTTTTTCGTCAACCACGATCTCGCAGGCTATGAAGTGCCGGTCCACGCCGACGTGCCCCATCTCGACGTCCACTTCATCGACGAGGTCGACGCGACCATGTCGCCGGTCAAGGCCAAGGGCGTCGGCGAGCTGGGCCTCTCGGGCGTTGCTCCAGCAATCGCCAATGCCGTCTACAACGCCACGGGAGTTCGCGTCCGCGAGTATCCGGTTACGCTCGACAAGCATCTCGAGAAGCTGCCGGGGATCGCGTAA
- a CDS encoding cysteine hydrolase family protein gives MTPAKTALLLIEYQNDFVSEGGAQHDAVSAVMADTNMLAHSRALAAEARRRGVAVMHAPITFADGYPEIPTEPYGILAGIVQAQAFRKGSWGAEIAAEMAPEDGDIIVEGKRGLDCFASTNIDFILRQRGITDLAIAGFLTNCCVESTMRSAYERGYGVVTLTDCTATLSAAEQEAAVSKNFPMFSRPMTHDAFLAALNDHMTA, from the coding sequence ATGACCCCCGCCAAGACGGCTTTGCTGCTCATCGAGTATCAGAACGACTTCGTCAGCGAAGGCGGCGCGCAGCACGACGCCGTGTCGGCGGTGATGGCGGACACCAACATGCTCGCACATAGCCGGGCGCTCGCGGCCGAAGCCAGGCGTCGCGGCGTGGCGGTCATGCACGCCCCCATCACGTTTGCCGACGGTTATCCCGAAATCCCCACGGAGCCGTATGGCATCCTCGCCGGGATTGTGCAGGCGCAGGCCTTCCGGAAAGGCAGCTGGGGCGCCGAGATCGCTGCCGAGATGGCCCCCGAGGACGGCGACATCATCGTCGAGGGCAAGCGCGGCCTAGACTGCTTCGCCAGCACCAACATCGACTTCATCCTTCGGCAGCGCGGCATCACCGACCTCGCGATCGCCGGCTTCCTGACCAACTGCTGTGTCGAGTCCACCATGCGATCGGCCTATGAGCGCGGCTACGGTGTGGTCACGCTGACCGACTGCACCGCGACGCTCAGCGCCGCAGAACAGGAGGCGGCGGTCTCGAAGAACTTCCCTATGTTCTCCCGGCCCATGACGCACGATGCGTTCCTCGCCGCGTTGAACGACCACATGACGGCATGA
- the paoC gene encoding aldehyde oxidoreductase molybdenum-binding subunit PaoC, which yields MKLDTPAGANPIDRMTVVGKATDRIEGPLKTTGLAPYAYEHHREVENPAYGYVVGSAIGKGRINSIDTADAKAAPGVLAVVTAADLGRLGVAKMGKGKYNTAKLLGGPAVDHYHQALAIVVAETFEQARAAAGLVRIDYARGNGRFDLDEALKTAPLTSGSTDEGSGAPAVDRVGMFEQAFAAAPVKLDAEYTTPDHSHAMMEPFASIAAWNGDELTVWTSNQMIDWSRTDLATTLDMPKEKIRLLSPYVGGGFGGKLFLRTDAVMAALGAKAANRPVKLALTRPFMANNTTHRPATRQRIRIGAASDGTITAIAHESGSGDQPGGGPETAVSQTKLLYAGANRLTSMRLAVLDLPEGNAMRAPGEAPGLMALEVAMDEMAEKLGLDPVAFRVKNDTQVDPEKPERRFSQRQLVRCLNEGADRFGWSRRNATPGQVRDGKWLVGMGVAAAFRNSSVLSSGARVRLGSDGIVTVETDMTDIGTGSYTIIGQTAAEMMGVPLDRVRVKLGDSRFPVSSGSGGQFGAASSTSGVYAACVSLRQTIAQRLGFNSADVVFEGGKVRSGNRTADIAEAARGGEIVAMDKVEPGTLAKTYQISTFGAHFVEVGVDAYTGVTRVRRMLAVCAAGRILNPKAARSQVIGAMTMGVGGALMEELAVDKRFGFFVNHDLAGYEVPVHADIPHQEVVFLDEADDKANPMKAKGIGELGLCGVGAAVANAVYNATGVRVRDYPLTLDKHLERLPAIA from the coding sequence ATGAAGCTCGACACCCCCGCCGGCGCCAACCCGATCGACCGCATGACAGTCGTCGGAAAGGCGACTGACCGCATCGAAGGGCCGCTCAAGACCACGGGTCTCGCGCCCTACGCCTATGAGCATCACCGCGAGGTCGAGAACCCCGCCTACGGCTACGTTGTCGGTTCCGCGATCGGCAAGGGCCGGATCAATTCGATCGACACCGCGGACGCCAAAGCCGCCCCCGGCGTTCTTGCCGTCGTCACCGCCGCCGACCTCGGCCGGCTGGGCGTCGCGAAGATGGGCAAGGGCAAGTACAATACGGCCAAACTCCTCGGCGGACCCGCCGTCGATCATTATCACCAGGCGCTCGCCATCGTGGTGGCGGAGACGTTCGAGCAGGCGCGTGCGGCCGCCGGCCTTGTGCGGATCGACTATGCCCGCGGCAACGGCCGCTTCGATCTCGACGAAGCGCTCAAGACCGCGCCATTGACTAGCGGTTCGACTGATGAAGGCAGCGGCGCCCCGGCGGTCGACCGGGTCGGCATGTTCGAGCAGGCCTTCGCTGCAGCACCGGTCAAGCTCGACGCGGAATATACGACCCCCGATCACAGCCATGCGATGATGGAGCCGTTCGCCTCGATCGCGGCCTGGAACGGCGACGAGCTGACGGTGTGGACCTCCAACCAGATGATCGACTGGAGTCGAACGGATCTCGCTACGACGCTCGACATGCCGAAGGAGAAGATCCGCCTGTTGTCGCCCTATGTGGGCGGCGGTTTCGGCGGCAAGCTGTTCCTGCGCACGGATGCTGTGATGGCGGCGCTTGGGGCGAAAGCGGCCAACCGCCCCGTCAAGCTGGCGCTCACCCGGCCATTCATGGCCAACAACACCACCCATCGTCCAGCGACACGGCAGCGGATTCGCATCGGTGCGGCGAGCGACGGCACCATCACCGCGATCGCGCATGAAAGCGGTTCGGGCGATCAGCCGGGCGGCGGTCCCGAGACCGCCGTCAGCCAGACGAAACTGCTTTACGCCGGCGCAAATCGCCTGACGTCGATGCGCCTCGCAGTCCTGGATCTCCCCGAAGGCAATGCGATGCGCGCGCCTGGCGAGGCACCGGGCCTGATGGCGCTCGAAGTTGCGATGGATGAGATGGCCGAAAAGCTCGGGCTCGATCCTGTCGCCTTTCGCGTGAAGAACGACACGCAGGTGGACCCCGAAAAGCCCGAGCGGCGCTTTTCGCAGCGCCAACTCGTCCGCTGCCTCAATGAGGGCGCCGACCGCTTCGGCTGGTCCCGGCGCAACGCCACGCCGGGTCAGGTCCGCGACGGCAAGTGGCTGGTCGGCATGGGCGTTGCCGCGGCCTTTCGCAACAGCAGCGTTCTCTCCTCGGGTGCGCGCGTGCGGCTCGGTTCCGACGGCATCGTGACGGTTGAAACTGACATGACCGATATCGGCACAGGCAGCTATACCATCATTGGCCAGACGGCCGCCGAGATGATGGGTGTGCCACTCGACCGCGTCCGCGTGAAGCTTGGCGACTCCCGGTTTCCGGTATCGTCCGGCTCCGGCGGTCAGTTCGGCGCGGCGAGTTCGACCTCGGGCGTCTATGCCGCCTGCGTCTCCCTGCGCCAGACCATCGCCCAGCGTCTCGGCTTCAACTCGGCCGACGTCGTCTTCGAAGGCGGTAAGGTCCGTAGCGGAAATCGAACGGCCGACATTGCTGAGGCGGCGCGGGGCGGCGAGATCGTCGCGATGGACAAGGTCGAACCCGGCACGTTAGCGAAGACCTATCAGATCTCGACGTTCGGCGCGCATTTCGTCGAAGTCGGCGTCGATGCTTATACAGGTGTGACGCGTGTGCGTCGTATGCTGGCGGTCTGTGCGGCCGGCCGCATTCTCAATCCCAAGGCGGCGCGCAGCCAGGTCATCGGCGCCATGACCATGGGCGTCGGCGGGGCGCTGATGGAGGAACTCGCAGTCGACAAGAGGTTCGGGTTCTTCGTGAACCACGACCTGGCCGGCTACGAAGTCCCGGTCCATGCGGACATTCCCCATCAGGAGGTCGTCTTTCTTGATGAGGCGGACGACAAGGCCAATCCCATGAAAGCCAAGGGCATCGGCGAGCTAGGGCTGTGCGGCGTCGGAGCGGCCGTCGCGAACGCGGTCTACAATGCCACTGGAGTTCGCGTACGCGACTATCCGCTGACGCTCGACAAACACCTCGAGCGGCTGCCCGCGATCGCCTGA
- a CDS encoding xanthine dehydrogenase family protein subunit M: protein MKAFTYERAKDARAAAQAVAERPGAKFIAGGTNLLDLMKIEVETPTHLVDVQDLGLDRIEKTRDGGLRIGALVTNTNLAADERVRRDYGVLTRAIVAGASGQLRNKASTAGNLLQRTRCSYFYDTNMACNKRKPGSGCAAIGGYSRQLGLIGVSSACIATFPGDMPVAMRVLDAVIETVDANGQHRAIPIADFHRLWGDHPEQDTVLRPGELITAVTLPRPLGGKHFYEKVRDRASYAFALVSVAAVVQPDGTGRVAFGGVAPRPWRVEAADALLPQGAVAVTARAFQGATPTKDNAFKLPLATRALASILAEAKA, encoded by the coding sequence ATGAAGGCGTTCACGTACGAGCGGGCCAAGGATGCCCGCGCCGCGGCCCAAGCTGTCGCCGAGCGCCCGGGCGCCAAGTTCATCGCTGGCGGCACTAACCTCCTAGATCTCATGAAGATCGAGGTGGAAACGCCCACCCATCTCGTCGATGTACAGGATCTCGGGCTCGACAGGATCGAGAAGACCCGTGACGGCGGCCTTCGCATCGGAGCCTTGGTCACCAACACCAATCTGGCGGCAGATGAACGCGTCCGCCGCGACTATGGCGTCCTCACCCGCGCAATTGTCGCGGGCGCGAGCGGCCAGCTCCGCAACAAGGCGTCTACCGCCGGCAATCTGCTTCAGCGGACCCGCTGCTCGTATTTTTACGACACCAACATGGCTTGCAACAAGCGCAAGCCAGGGTCCGGCTGCGCCGCCATCGGTGGCTACTCCCGCCAGCTTGGGCTGATCGGCGTCAGCAGCGCCTGCATTGCGACCTTCCCCGGCGACATGCCGGTGGCGATGCGCGTGCTCGACGCAGTAATCGAAACGGTGGACGCGAACGGGCAGCATCGCGCGATCCCGATCGCGGACTTTCACCGGCTCTGGGGCGATCATCCCGAGCAGGACACCGTGCTGCGCCCGGGCGAACTCATCACCGCGGTCACATTGCCAAGACCTCTCGGCGGCAAGCACTTCTACGAAAAAGTGCGCGACCGCGCATCCTATGCCTTTGCGTTGGTCTCAGTTGCGGCCGTGGTCCAGCCGGATGGCACCGGACGGGTGGCGTTTGGCGGTGTCGCGCCGCGTCCTTGGCGCGTCGAGGCAGCCGATGCGCTGCTCCCGCAGGGCGCAGTCGCGGTGACCGCGCGCGCCTTCCAGGGCGCCACGCCGACCAAAGACAACGCCTTCAAGCTGCCGCTCGCCACTCGCGCGCTCGCATCCATCCTTGCCGAAGCGAAAGCCTGA
- the paoA gene encoding aldehyde dehydrogenase iron-sulfur subunit PaoA, with translation MSDRSEIEMSRRGVLTAGAASAVIAATPISAASSAPVRAEPAQSSPVRLKVNGQQRDLSLDPRTTLLDALREHLQLTGTKKGCDHGQCGACTVMVDGVRINSCLSLAVMHDGDEITTIEGLGTPEKLHPMQAAFIKHDGYQCGYCTPGQICSAIAVLDEIKRGVPSHAQSDLTIRPRPTNAEMRERMSGNICRCGAYSNIADAMAEVAGGQA, from the coding sequence ATGTCGGATAGGTCAGAAATTGAGATGTCGCGACGCGGCGTCCTGACTGCCGGCGCTGCGTCTGCTGTCATCGCGGCAACACCGATCTCGGCCGCGTCTTCTGCCCCCGTTCGGGCCGAACCGGCACAGAGCTCGCCTGTCCGGTTAAAGGTCAATGGGCAGCAGCGCGACCTGTCGCTTGATCCGCGCACCACGTTGCTCGATGCGCTCCGCGAGCACCTGCAGTTGACCGGCACGAAGAAGGGTTGCGATCACGGCCAGTGCGGGGCCTGCACCGTTATGGTCGATGGCGTTCGGATCAACTCCTGCCTCAGTCTGGCGGTCATGCACGACGGCGACGAGATCACCACGATCGAGGGGCTGGGCACGCCTGAGAAGCTCCATCCGATGCAGGCGGCCTTCATCAAACATGACGGCTATCAATGCGGCTATTGCACGCCAGGACAAATCTGTTCCGCCATAGCAGTGCTCGACGAGATCAAGCGCGGCGTTCCAAGCCACGCCCAATCTGACCTGACTATCAGACCGAGACCGACGAACGCCGAAATGCGCGAGCGGATGAGCGGCAACATCTGCCGCTGCGGCGCTTATTCGAACATCGCCGATGCCATGGCCGAAGTGGCGGGAGGACAGGCATGA
- a CDS encoding XdhC family protein: MTLTGVIGGAARAPGQHMAVSESGSAIGSFSGGCVEAAVIAEALNALAAGQARLVRFGAGSRYIDIRLPCGGGIDLLFTPDPDQRQIDRAIGRLEMRRSVAIVLSSTGSLTVREAAEEDCTRWLGPAFLARHDPDLRLVVLGHGAEPMALIAIARAYGAQTLLLTPQTSLLEDARQQGVDVELLRTLGPSESLTADPWTAVVTLFHDHDWETALLIQALQQQPFFIGAMGSRKTHEERRRRLLDAHVKRDVVECVTGPVGLIAASRDPHTLAISIMAQVVQAFEASTDCRPIQPRRPIQCDETHSWQR; encoded by the coding sequence GTGACGCTGACCGGCGTGATCGGCGGCGCGGCACGCGCGCCCGGCCAGCATATGGCGGTGAGCGAGAGCGGCTCCGCGATCGGTTCCTTTTCGGGTGGTTGCGTCGAGGCTGCGGTCATTGCGGAGGCGCTCAATGCGCTGGCAGCGGGACAGGCCCGGCTCGTTCGCTTCGGTGCCGGCTCACGCTATATCGACATCCGTCTTCCCTGCGGCGGCGGGATCGACCTGCTTTTCACACCTGATCCCGATCAGCGACAGATCGACCGGGCGATCGGGCGCCTTGAGATGCGTCGTTCCGTCGCCATAGTCCTTTCGTCAACCGGCTCGCTCACCGTCCGCGAGGCGGCCGAAGAAGATTGTACCAGGTGGCTCGGTCCCGCCTTCCTCGCGCGCCACGACCCCGATCTGCGCCTCGTCGTGCTGGGACATGGGGCCGAGCCCATGGCCCTGATCGCGATCGCTCGAGCCTATGGCGCGCAAACGCTGCTTCTGACGCCCCAAACGTCGCTCCTTGAAGATGCGCGGCAACAGGGCGTCGATGTCGAACTCCTTCGGACCCTGGGACCATCGGAGAGCCTGACAGCCGACCCCTGGACTGCAGTGGTGACGCTCTTTCACGATCACGACTGGGAAACCGCTCTACTGATCCAGGCGCTACAGCAGCAACCCTTCTTCATTGGTGCGATGGGCAGCAGGAAGACCCACGAGGAACGCCGACGCCGCCTGTTGGACGCGCACGTCAAGCGGGACGTTGTCGAGTGCGTAACCGGTCCGGTTGGTTTGATCGCGGCGAGCCGCGACCCTCATACCTTAGCAATCTCGATCATGGCGCAGGTGGTGCAAGCCTTCGAAGCCTCGACCGATTGCCGACCGATCCAGCCCCGGCGGCCGATCCAGTGCGATGAGACACACTCATGGCAGCGATGA
- a CDS encoding MFS transporter: MASLTAAPAASIVPAGTAENTTRWGAVYAMALCSFVLVASEFMPVSLLSPIARTLSLTEGQAGQAIAISGVFAVITSLSLSTVLGRIDRRLVVLALTALLVVSGAIVAFASTYLVLMAGRALLGVAIGGFWSMSASIAMRLVPEDQVAKALAVINGGNALATVIAAPLGSFMGGLIGWRGAFFSVVPAAVAAIVWQAVTLPRLPMEQSQGGRAMLALLKRPPVVFGLVTVALLFVGQFALFTYLRPFLEQVTHVGAAMLSAMLLIVGVAGFTGTVLIGRVLDKGLFLTLGVLPTMMAVVAVLLALLGGSTLATAALLAVWGFAGTAAPVAWWTWLARTVPDEAEAGGGLMVAIVQLAITLGATVGGMVFDAAGPNVEFLTSAGLLGLAAVAGFTIGRLPSLLPHPIAA; this comes from the coding sequence ATGGCGAGCCTTACGGCCGCACCTGCGGCATCGATAGTCCCAGCCGGGACGGCAGAGAACACGACGCGCTGGGGCGCGGTCTATGCGATGGCGCTATGCAGCTTCGTGCTCGTCGCCTCCGAATTCATGCCGGTCAGCCTGCTTAGCCCTATCGCGCGCACTCTGTCGCTCACGGAAGGTCAGGCCGGACAGGCGATCGCCATTTCCGGTGTCTTCGCTGTCATCACCAGCCTGTCGCTATCGACTGTCCTGGGGCGGATTGATCGCCGGCTCGTGGTCTTGGCGCTGACGGCGCTGCTCGTCGTCTCGGGTGCGATCGTCGCCTTTGCATCGACCTATCTCGTCCTGATGGCCGGACGGGCGCTGCTCGGCGTGGCGATCGGCGGCTTCTGGTCGATGTCTGCATCGATCGCAATGCGACTGGTCCCGGAGGATCAGGTCGCCAAGGCGCTCGCCGTCATCAACGGCGGCAACGCGCTCGCAACTGTCATCGCGGCACCGCTCGGCAGCTTCATGGGCGGGCTGATCGGATGGCGTGGAGCCTTCTTCAGCGTGGTGCCGGCCGCGGTCGCCGCGATTGTCTGGCAGGCGGTGACGCTGCCGCGGCTGCCGATGGAGCAATCGCAGGGTGGTCGAGCAATGTTGGCGCTGCTGAAGCGCCCGCCGGTCGTGTTTGGCCTGGTGACCGTCGCTTTGCTCTTCGTCGGGCAATTCGCGCTCTTCACCTACCTGCGTCCCTTCCTCGAGCAGGTGACGCATGTCGGCGCCGCCATGCTGTCAGCCATGCTGCTGATCGTCGGCGTGGCCGGCTTCACCGGTACGGTGCTCATCGGCCGCGTCCTCGACAAGGGCCTCTTCCTAACCCTCGGCGTGCTGCCGACGATGATGGCGGTCGTCGCGGTGCTTCTTGCGCTGCTCGGCGGATCGACCCTGGCCACCGCCGCGCTGCTCGCGGTGTGGGGTTTCGCCGGAACCGCAGCACCGGTTGCCTGGTGGACGTGGCTGGCGCGCACCGTGCCCGACGAAGCAGAGGCCGGCGGCGGGCTAATGGTGGCGATCGTGCAGCTCGCCATCACGCTCGGCGCCACGGTGGGCGGCATGGTGTTTGATGCCGCCGGCCCCAACGTGGAGTTCCTGACAAGCGCGGGCCTGCTCGGCCTGGCCGCCGTGGCGGGTTTCACGATCGGCCGGCTCCCTTCCCTCCTGCCGCATCCGATCGCAGCGTGA